The following DNA comes from Flavobacterium sp. N3904.
GAAGCTTTAGAATTTTTGGTTGAAGAAATAAAAGAAAAGACAGCCGTTTTTGGAAAAGAAATTTTTGAAGACGAATCGTATACTTGGAAAGTAAATATCCCCCCAACCCCCAAAGGGGGAGTTATGTAGATTGTCTTAATAGGAGCAAATCTAAAATCTAAAATCAGTTAATCTGAAATCTAAAATCCCTATGGTAGATATCACCCATAAAATAATCACACAACGCACCGCAACTGCCCAGGCCATTGTAAAAGTAGGTTCGCCAGCAACCATGCAAGCCATTTTGAACAAAACAGTTCCGAAAGGCGATGTATTGGAAGTGTCCAGAACAGCAGGTTTGTTTGCTGTAAAAAACACTTCAACCTCGATACCAGATTGTCATCCTATGCCTATTGAATTCACTGGAATTGAGTATGAAATGCTCGAAGATTCAGTGTTAATAAAGGTAACCGTTAAAGCGATTTACAGAACAGGCGTTGAGGTCGAAGCCATGCACGGAGCTTCAATTGTAGCCTTGACAATGTATGATATGCTAAAACCCATCGACAAACAAGTTGAAATTTCGACTATCAAACTACTCCACAAAAAAGGAGGAAAATCCGATTATGGAGTTAAAGAAGATCTTGATTTATCGGTAGCGGTAATCGTTTGTTCGGACAGTGTTTCCAGCGGAAAAAAAGAGGATCGAGCTGGAAAAGTAATCTCAGACAAAATCAAGAATCTTGGTTTGAGCGTTTCGAGTTATTCAGTCATTCCAGATGAGGTTCTTGATATTCAGGAAACCATAAATAAATTGTGTTTAGCCAATAAAGATTTAGTTATCCTCACAGGCGGAACAGGTTTGTCCAATCGTGATGTCACTCCCGAAGCGATCATCCCATTACTTGACCGACGCATTCCCGGAATTGAAGAAGCCATTCGCTCTTATGGACAGGACAGAACGCCTTATGCAATGTTGTCTAGATCTGTGGTGGGTTTCAAAGGGAATACGTTGATTATGGCTTTGCCAGGTTCTACAGCGGGTGCCAGCGAATCTATGGATGCGGTTTTTCCCTCCATATTGCATTTATTCAAAATATTAAATGGTTTCAACCATGAAAAATAACAGCAATCCAATGCAGGACAACCACGGCAGGTCGCACAATTACCTCCGCATTTCGATTACAGAACATTGTAATTTGAGATGTACCTATTGTATGCCAGCCGAGGGGATTGCGCTTACGCCAAGAGCACATCTAATGACTGCAGACGAAATTGTTACCATCGCCAAGACTTTCGTAAAGCTCGGCGTGACCAAAATTCGATTGACTGGTGGCGAGCCACTGGTACGAAAAGATGCCAAAACCATTATTGAACAATTAGGCAAACTAGGTGTCGAATTGACATTAACTACCAATGGAATTCTGGTTCACGAATTTATTGACACGTTCAAAGAGGCGGGAGTCACTACTTTGAACATGAGTATTGACAGTTTAAAAAAAGACAAATTCAACCAAATTACACGCCGCAATTATTTTGAAAAAGTAATTGAAAATCTGGATTTATTAGAAGATAATGGGTTTCAGGCAAAACTGAATGTCGTTGTGATTAAAGGCTTTAATGATAACGAAATTATTGATTTTATAGAGATGACCAAAGACCGAAACATTCAAATACGGTTTATAGAATTTATGCCTTTTGACGGCAATCAATGGAACAAAGAAAAACTGGTGAGTTATGCCGAAATCCTATCACAAGTCAATGCTTTTTATACCGAACAAAAGGTAGAACGTACCCAAGACAAACCAAATGACACTTCCAAAAACCACAAAATTATAGGCTATCAAGGCAGTTTTTCTGTAATCAGTTCGGTGACCAATCCGTTTTGTAGTACTTGCAATCGCATTCGATTAACCGCAGATGGAAAACTGAAAAACTGTTTGTTCTCCAATTCCGAAACATCTTTGCTCGATACTTTGCGGGCAGGAGAATCCATAGAACCACTCATCTTCCAAAACATAAAATCCAAACACGCCATGCGCGGCGGAATGGACGATGATGCTAAATTTCAAAATCCGTTGCTTTTTTCCCAAAACAGAAGCATGATTAAAATTGGGGGCTAAAGTAAGAGAAAATCATTTCACGAAGACTCGCTAAAAAAACACAGAGGTGCGCTAAGAGTATTTTTGCTAAACCTTTGCGGTCCTTTGTGTATCCTTTGTGAAACTTTGCGAAAACAACTTCTCTTCAGCAACAGTTCATTATTAAATCCCTGATAAAAGTCATTGTTGGAACTATACAATAGTGAATATCTTTGCATGATGAAGGCAGAAAAAGAATCCAGTAAGAAAGGGTACAACAATTACGGGACCCATCTCCGTGAAAAATACAACGGAAAAAAAGTTTTCAAAGTAATTGTCGATGGAAATTTTAGCTGTCCCAATCGAGACGGATTAAAAGGCTACGGCGGTTGTACCTATTGCAATACCGATTCTTTCACGCCCGATATTTCCAGAAAAGCGCCTACCATCGAGGAGCAGTTGTTGCAAGGTATGGAGCGCGCCAAAAAATCATACAAAGCAGACCAATTCATAGTCTATTTTCAACCCAACACTAACACTTATGCCAGCGTCGATTATCTAAAAGAAATCTATGACCGAGCCCTGTCTTTCAATCCCGATGAGGTTGTTGGCTTTTCGGTAGGGACTCGTCCCGATTGCATTGATACCGAAAAAGTGGATTTGCTCGAAAGCTATTGCAACCGATTTGATGTCGATCTCGAAATGGGAATGGAGTCCATTTATGACGAAACCTTAGAAAAAATCAACCGAGGCTGTACGCACGCCGAGTTCATCACAGCGGTGGAATTATTAAAAGACAGTCCCATCGATTTGTGCGTTCACACCGTATTCGGATTCCCTTGGGAAACCCGCGAGATGATGCTCAACTACATTGCCGAAATCAACCGTTTCCCCCAAATAAAATTCGTCAAATTCCATCATTTACACATCGTAGAAGGCTCGATTATGGGCGTACACTACAAGCGAAATCCATTCCCTCTCTTCACTTTAGAAGAGTATACTGATTTGCTTTGCGACCTAATCCCGCTACTGCGACCGGATATCGTTATCCAACGCCTCTTCGGAATCTCCGATTGGGATCTACTCATCGCACCAAATTGGGGACTCAAAAAAACCCAAATCCAACATTATATCGACTCCACAATCGAAAGTAGAGGAATCATTCAAGGATCAAAATACAACACTATAAACGTTTAAAGGTCTCTTTGTTTTTGGCTCATTTTTTAAATAAAAACAATCTTAGATAATTTTTTAAAAAAGTATAAATTGATTTCAATAACTTACATGCGATAAAATCTTGACTCAAAAAGGTACAATTCGCCTCTGAAAATTGTACTTTTGCATAAAAACTATATCGTTTTCGTTATGAACACAAAAATAAAAAGCAATCCGTTATTAGACCGCTTGCCCAAACATTTAAAACAGTTTATCAAACCACAGGATTATAGCGATTACACTCCTATTAACCAAGCGGTTTGGCGTTATGTGATGCGCAAAAACGTAAATTATCTCTCTAAAGTCGCCCATAGTTCGTATCTGGAAGGATTGAAAAAAACGGGAATTGAGGTGGACAATATTCCAAGTATGTACGGAATGAACCGCATCTTAAGTGAGATTGGTTGGGCTGCCGTAGCGGTTGATGGTTTTATTCCACCAAATGCTTTTATGGAATTTCAGGCGTATAATGTTTTGGTTATTGCATCAGACATTCGTCAACTCGAACATATTGAATACACTCCCGCTCCCGATATTATTCACGAAGGTGCCGGTCACGCGCCTATTATTGCAAATCCGGAATATGCAGAATACCTGCGTCGATTTGGCGAAATAGGTTGCAAAGCGATTTCTTCGCATAAAGATTACGAAATGTATGAGGCCATACGTTTGCTTTCGATTTTGAAAGAAGCGGAAGGTACACCAAAAGCCGAAATTGAAGCTGCCGAAAAAGCTGTAGAAGACCTGCAAAACAATATGGGCGACTTGTCTGAAATGGCGCAAATTCGCAACCTGCACTGGTGGACCGTGGAATACGGTTTGATAGGAACTGTGGAAAACCCAAAAATATACGGCGCCGGATTATTGTCCTCTATTGGCGAAAGCGCTTGGTGCATGACCGATAATGTGAAGAAAATACCTTATGGTTTTTCGGCAGTCAATCAAAGTTTTGACATTACCAAATTACAACCTCAACTGTATGTTACTCCCGATTTTGCTTATTTGAGTTTAATTCTGGAAGAGTTTGCCAATACTATGGCCTTGCGCACAGGTGGATTGTCAGGGATTAAAAAACTAATCCATTCGAAAGCATTGGGAACCATTGAATTGAGTACCGGTTTACAGATTTCGGGCGTGTTTACCAATGTTATTGAAGAGGATGGAAAACCAATCTACTTTCAAACTACAGGAAAAACAGCTTTATCGTACCGCGAAAAAGAATTGGTTGGACATGGCACCGCGACACATCCGGAAGGTTTTGGCAGCCCGATAGGCAAACTCAAAGGTATCAATCTGGCTATTGAAGATATGAGTCCGCGAGACTTGAAAGCATACGGCGTTTATGAAGGACAAACTGCTTCTTTGGAATTTGAAGGTGATATAAAAGTCGTTGGAGAAATCATTACCGGAAAGAGAAATCTGCATGGTGAAATTATTCTAATTTGTTTTAAAAACTGTACAGTCACACACGGAGACACTATTCTATTTCAACCAGAATGGGGAAATTATGATATGGCTGTGGGGAAAAAATTGGTTTCGGCTTTTTCGGGTCCTGCCGATGTAAACAGTTTTGATTTAATTTTGCATGTGCCTTCGAGCAAAACCATTAAAGCCAAACAAACTGCCGAAAGAGATGACTTGGAAATATTGTACCAAACCGTAAGAAGTATTCGAGAATCGAATGATATGACGACTTCATTGGAACCGATTTTTGAAAAACTGCAAAATGCCCATCCAAATGACTGGTTGCTTTCTGTGGAATTGATTGAGATTTTAAACACACGAAACGAAACCAATTTGATGCAAGAAGTCCTTTTGCATTTGGAAAATCTTAAAAAACAACGACCTGAAATCGGAAAATTGATTTCGAATGGCTTGGAGTTGATTTTTGAGAATGAAGAAACGACACATTAAAATTTTTAAACACGAATTATAAGCAATTGTAATTCGTGTTTTTTTGAGTAAAAAACGACATTAAAAAGGATAACCAATAGCAATACTAAGTACTAGATTTTCTTTCCTCCAAGCACCGCTCCCGAAATCGACTGCATCAAACACCCAATTGCTTCCGTTAACTAGGTAAGGCTGCCTGATGGGAAAAGCAAGATCAGTTCGTAGGATTAAAAAAGAAAAATCAAAACGGAGTCCTGCTCCTACTCCAACGGCAATTTGCTTCATAAAATCTTTGGATATTTGTCCGCCAGACTCTTCTGGATTTTCATTCAAAAGCCAAATATTTCCCGCATCTAAAAACAGTGCCCCATTTACAATACTAAATAATTTGGTTCTGTACTCAGTATTGAATTCCAGTTTTATATCCCCCGTTTGATCGGGTAAAAAAGCTGGGTTTGGATTAATATCTTTATAACTTCCCGGCCCAACCGATTGCGATCTAAAGGCTCGAATACTATTGGCTCCCCCAATAACAAACTGTCTGGAGGATGGCATTTCGGTATTGTTTCCATAAGCATATCCTACTCCAGCAATAAGTCGGGTCGCCAATTTACTATTTTCTCCGAGCTTTAAATAATGTCTAAAATCTCCTTTGACTTTTACATATTGGCTGAAAGGGACGTCAAAAAACTTGATGGTATCTCCTTTTTTTGCATTGGCTCCCATAATCAGTCCCGTAATATTTCCAGCCAAATCCAATTCACCATTGAAATAGAAAGTGTTTTTCTTCCTTTTTTGCATGGTGTTGGTAAAAGTATACGAATAGGCAGGTCCAAAAATCAATTGCTTTTCGATTACTTTTCCTAAAGATGGATTTGCCAAAATTTCTTGCTGATATTCAGCTGTTACATTTTGAGGACTTACATAATTAATTTCGATTACTTTCAATTCATGTTCTGCTTTGGCACTTTCTTTCCATAAATAAACAAAAGAGGTTTTGAAAGAATTCAATGTATAAAGCTGAGCCTTACTTTGTCGTTCATATCGGAGAAGCACTTTGGTTTTTGGAACGAATTCGCTCGAATTTTGCCATTTGAAAGGCGCGATTAAACGAGGCCAAATCAAACTTGCTTCCCCACCAAAAGTATAAATATCGTTCCCCCCATTCTTCCCCGAAAGTTGAAAATCGGCACCACCAAATAAGGAAAGTGTAAACAATTCAGCTCCTCCAAAAGTGTTTCTATGATTCCAATTCACTTTCAAATCGGTACCCGTATAACCTGCCGAATTGGTACTGGCACCCACTTCAAATCGAAGAAATTTTTCGGGCAACATGGTCAAATAATAATAGGCATTTAATGCATCTGGAATTGAATCGTCTACTTTGAATTCATTTTTTACAAACTTAAAAGTTCCTAAACTCACGAATCGATTCAAGGAAAGGTTATGATTTTTTCTGTTGTACAAATCCCCTTTTTTAAAATATAAAGTACGGTCAAATACTCTAGGATTAAAGGTTTTGGCAGAATCAATAATGGTAAAATCTTTGTATTGAACAACATCTTCCTTTTTATAGGCGATACTATCCGTTAGAATAGAATAATTAGGATATACAATAATATCATTTATGCTATACGGTTTCCTCGCTTTGGTGGGTGTTTCTTCTTTTATTTTTAGTCTTATATTCACCTCCTGATTTCCCTTTGAACTATCAACCTGAGCCAAAATATAATCGGGATTAAAAAAATAATATCCTTTTTCTTTTAATCTGGCATCAATACGATCCCGTTCTGATTTAATGACTTCCAAATCATAAGGATTTCCTGGAATCAAAAGACTTCTTTTTTGGGTTCTGCTAATAGCTTTTCCCAAAGCTGTAGAGTCATCAGGAAAAGTAACAGTTTTAATTTTATATTGTTTCGAAGGCCAAACAGTATATTCTGCTGTGGCTTTTTTTCCATGTCTAGTAGAATCTGACTGAACTTTAGTTTTAAAATACCCTCTGTTTTCGGTATAATTTCTTAGTACAGCTGCATTATATTCTAAATCTACTTGGCTGAATAAAACGGGTGGTTCCCCTACTTTAGTACTTAACCAATACTGCAAACCTTTGTCTTTTGTGGGTTTTCCTGCCAAATTATAAATTAATAATTTTGGTCTTAGCCCCAATATTTGTTTATTAGGTTTGGGACGTAAAAGATTTTCCAATTCTGTTTCTAGCGCTTTTCTGTCTTTTCTTTTTATAATTGAATCCTCCACTTTTACGGAACCTCCAGTATACAGCAAGTCACCGTCGGGCAAATACTTAATGTTACTGCATCCTAGAATAAAGAATGAGCATAGAAGTAAAAGATATTTTGAATAGTTAGTTTTCATACGACACCTTAGACTTTTGTTTCTCTTTCTCCAATTTCTTTTTTTCTTTACGGATTTGCTCCTTTTTCGTAATCTCAATTTCCTTGGCACTCCGTTTAAAAAGCTCTTTGAATTTGTTATACTCCATCGTGATTATAAAGACAACGCCTGTTTCCACAATTTCGCCTTGAATCGCAACTTGGTATTCGTTTTTTCTGTAGGCCCGAATCATATACCTGCCATCTTTACTCAGTTGATATTCTATCGAAGCATCCCCGGCAATATTCGACGCATCTTCATTGGCGCGTTCTGCTCCTTCAACCCCGAAACTGCTTCCTACGGTAACTTTCAACCTATCGTTCAACAATTTTTTTGAAATCCCTACATTCAAATCGGTTCTAGTTTCTTTTGTGCCTGTAGAATAGTCTTCGGTCGATTCCACATCAAATTCCAACTGAACTCCTGCAATTAAATCTCCTGCCAAATCATTTAGTTGTTGCGAAAGTATTTTACTCGCACTTTGTCGGGCAAGATATTCGGCACTTGTGCTGCCGCTTTCGCTAGAAAAAGGATTCTCGCCTACGAATCGATTTAGCAACAGTAATGCAAATACTTGTTTATTTAATTCCGATGGATCTTGTCTCAGCTGTTCTAACTTTGTTTGTGATGCAGTCACAATATCTGATGAAACATTATAATTCCCATCAGGCAAAATGATGTCAAATGTTATTTCAGGTTTTAGTAATTCCCCATTCATCTTCAATAAAGTCTGAAATGGGATTTTTTGTTTGTAGGTATTTCTAACAGCAGGACTTAATGCTCCAAGTTGATCACTAAGCAAATCCAACGGTGCTGTATTGACTTTATAAATCGCCGTAATATTCACAGTTGCCATTGTTGGTTCACCGTTCCAAATAATATAACTGCCTTTTTGAATCTCGAATTTCCGTCTGATCATATTGAAATTCATTTCGTAAGCACCACCACTAAACTCGTACTTACCCGTTAGTGTAGTTTTCCCGGAAGGGTCAATTCCAGCGGTAAGTTCGGCTTCGCCTTTTAAATTCAAATAATCACCATTTCCTTTATCAATCACCAAAGTAAAAGCAGCTTCCTTATTTATAGTAATAGCAACCGACACATCCATTCCTATTAATTTAGATTGATTCAGTTCTTTCTGTAATTCAACCGTTTGTTTTAAATACAGATTATCTTCATCTACAAACTCGACAATTCCTTCCCTGTCAATAATAGAAGGATCCGACTGAGGCATAACAACCGTAAACTTTGTTTCTTCATTAATCTCGACATTTCCCTTAACGACAGGACTGTCAAGAGTTCCTCCTATTTTTAGTTTGGTATCCAAAAATAAATCGCCGTAAAACAGATCATTATCGGTTACTTTAGAATGAATCGCCCTGAAATCATCTGCCGTAACGATTAAATCGAAATTGAAATCCCTAAAGTTTTTGGTGATCATTTTTCCGTTTACAGCCAGTTCATTTTTATTTTCATCAAAAATGGAGAAATGGTCAAAATTAATTTCTTCATTTCTCAGAGATACTTTTTCATCATTTACAGTAAAGAAGGAATTGAGTTTTGTGATTCGGAAACCAGCGTCTTTAAATAACAATTCTCCATTTACTTTTGGTTCCAAAGTATTTCCGGTAATTTTAAATTGTCCAGACAAGGATCCTTTTCCATCGGTTATATTTCCAAACGAAAACCCTTGAATGCTTTTGATGTTTAATTGATTTACATCTAAATTCAAATCAAAATTATCGTTGTCAATTCTATATGTCCCCAAAAGAGCCAGATCATTTCCTTCCCCAGATAGCATCATATTTGCCGAAAGAATATTTGCCGTTTTGTTATCTACTTTTAAACTGATATTTCCAATAGCTTCACCTCCAAAGACAAACTTATCAATCGTCAAATCGGAAGTAAAAATGGGATTCGTCATGACGTTTTCGACTACGGCAGATCCATTTATCAAACCTTGCATTTCCAATTCATCTTTCTTTATCATATTCAAAATCGTCTCTATTTTGAAATTCACAAAATCAACATGAAGCGGAGCATTGTTTTGATCGCCTTGCGATTGAATCTTAAGTTCATTTCCGGAATGATCCAAATAAAATTTATTGACATAAAGTCTTTTATCTCCAAATTCAATTGAATTATCCGGGTTTATATTCCATCTATCATAATTCAAAACCAAGCTTTCCGCATTCAGCTTAATTACATTTTTTGAATACTCGTGACGCAATTCGCCTGCAATAAAATATTGATCTTTTTTGTCTTTGTCTTTTACCTGCAAAGCATACGAAAGAATATTGTTTTCTGCTTTTCCCGATAAACTCGTAAACGGAATTTTAAATTGTCCGCCTTCAATCGTTGCTACAGAAGTCTGATACTCTAAAGCATTATCCTTCGTTTCAATATTTATCTTACCGTCCGACATGGTAGTATTGGCATAAATAATTTTCGGAATGGCTCCTTTAATTTCCAACGTATCACCTACGCTATTGTATTTTCCGGAAATATTTATGGGTTCCAGTGCGGTCAACTTCGGAATCAATTTATATAAAACAGGGTCATTTTGAACAGCCACAGTAAAGGTAAATTGTTGTTTCTCAGAACTATTTTTGTATTTCTCAGACTGAATATTTATATATTTTGACAACGAATTTTTTATCGCATCCGAAAGTGTGGTCAATTTGTATTTACCGTCAATTTCGGCTTGAATAAATTGCGAACTGATTTTAATATTATTTTTTTGATTGTCTGAAAAAGCAATAATTTTAACCTTATCCATAACAATCGGTTCTGTATTCTGTAAAATTTGAACATTTGAAGCCACGATTTCGCCGTTCAAATAATCGGGATTACTGTTGGCAATATCTGCGACAACGTTTCCTCTAAGTTTCATCGGGCCTGCATGAAGATTCAGTTTTTCCAAATCGGCGATATCAAGATTCAGATTCAATTTTACAGCTGGGTATTTATCTTTGAAACCACCATTTGCATCCAATTTGAATTTTAGATTTGGATCTTTACTGTCGGCTTTTATATCAAAATTTCCTTTGGCAATCGCCCCTTTCAAAGCCATGTTAGAGTACGTATATTTATTGAAATCTGCTTTTTTTACAATGGCTACGAGCTGAGCATTTGCTGTTTTAGGATTCAGTCCTTGGCCTTTAACTTTTGCATTTAGCGTAATTTTTCCCAAGGAATCATTCATAATTAATCGGCCAAGATTAAAATCCATAAAAGCAATCGTTGCATCATATTTTTCACTGTTTTTAATTCTATTATCAAACAATGCGTCCACATTGGCTTTGCCATAACTGCTGTTTAATGCCAATTTGGTTTTAAAATTATCGATGGAACCTTTGAATTTTCCACTAGCATTAAATTGTTCCGGAAGCCGAATCGTTTTGGGAAGTGATCCTTTAGGAACAAAAGAAATTATGTCTCGGGAAGAAGAAGTTATGTTTTTTATATCCAAATCAAAAAAAGCTTTTTCGTAATTGGGAAGCCCTTTTATTTTTCCAGAGACAGAAACTTTTGTGTTGCCAATTCCCTGCATTTGAAAATAGGGAATATTCAAATCTTTAACTTTCCCGTTTACTCGGGAATTGATGTACAAAATAGCATTGGGATTCGATTGAAAAGGATTCATTTTATGCAATTGTGGAGCAAAAAGCAAAATATCCTTAAAGCCAATTTTCGACTGACTCAAATTAGCATCAACCAACATATCCCCTATGTTTTTTGAAATACCATCAATTGATTGATAGTTCACCTTTAATTTGTCTTTCAACTCAGTTTGAGGTGTTCTTACATACAAATCAGTCAGATACGCTTGCTTTGGACCATAAAAAAACTGAGTTCTGAGTTGCTGAATTTTGAGACCGCTTTTCTCGTTTAGAGCTAAAGAGTTCACACGCCCCGAAACAGTCTCATTTGCAAAATAAATATTTTCTGCTTTGGCATTCAAACCATTCCAATCAAGATGACTGTAATCCATTCCATTTGCAATTGCAGGAGATTGCATATCATCAAATTGGAAAGCAATGTTTTGCAAATCGATTGATTTCAGTTTCATTTTCCAACCATTTTTTGAAATGGCTGTTGTGTCTAAATTAGGTGTTTTTAGTTGTTTGTCTTTTTTGCCAAGAAGCAGATTTCCTTTTAGATTCTTAACTTCAAATTTTTCAAAATCGAGCATTTGATTTTTTATATCTAAATCATTTACCAAAAGTTTCAGACTGCCCAAAGTGAGTCCTGAATTCATTTTAGAATCTTTATTGTCGTATAAAACCTTGATTTTAGACAAGGTGATTTTCTTTAATTCCAAATTAAAATCACTTCTTTTGGCAATTGTATCAACGGTTTTAACAGAAACTTCGGCAATTTTTTCGACCAAATCCTGATTTAAAACTACATTCAATCCGTTCAAATTAATGTATGGAATATTGAAATCCATTTTATCCAAATCAAATTTCTTGAATTTTGTGCTGAAATTATCCAACTTCAGACGAATGTCATTTTTTGATAAATCGTCTTGAAAACTAAACTTGATGTTTTTTAAATCCACATCAACAACCGATACAATATATGGTTTGCTGCTAGGATCTGCGGGCGCGTTTGAAGCAAATGCTTTGATAATATAATCGAAATTAAATACAGCGTTCTTGTTCCTTGAAATATTTGCAGTTGCGTTTTCCAGTTCAATCGAGTTTATTTCTATTTTGTGATTGATGATTTTAAATAGATCAATATCAATGGCCAAACGTTTTCCACTCAATAAAGTATCCTTATGTTGGTCTTCAAAATAAAACCCTTCGAGTACAATCGTTTTCGGGAAACTAATCGCAATTCGATCAAGAGAACTTTTAGTTTTAAGCTTATCATTCAGATAAGTGAGTACCTTATCCTTAGTAAAATTCTGAACAGCCGGAACTTGAATCAAAACAATAATTAAGAGCAAAAAAACCAAAATTGTAACAGCGCACCAAAGCATAATACGCTTTGTTTTTTTTACAAAAGAATTTAGTTTTGGGTTCATATAAAAAATCTTTGTAAATAAATGCGTTTGAATTTGGACTATTCAGAGTATTTATTAGGAATTTTTGAATCTACAAATATGCAATAACCATAATTGTTTAAGTTATACAATTCCTATAATATGTTTTAAAATTATTGTATGATTGTCTAAATTATTAGGTTGAAGTATAACAATTGAGTTACTCTTTATAAAGCTAAAAAAGTTTTAAAGTTTTACTTTTGTAGCAAAATCCTTTTCATTTTCAATCACTTTACCATCGTATTGCAATTTCCAACCCATGGTGTTCGTAAGGATTAAAATCTTGGAAAGTTCACTAATCAAACGATTCTGGGCATTTGATTTCAACGAAGATTTTTCGATTTTCTTTGCCAAATTTGCTTTTACCGATTTGTTTATTTTATTGTAATCATCGCCTGTAAATTCGTTCATCTGACTTTGTTCAACATCATAAAACTTGATGTCTGGGCTTATTTTTATTTCTTCTTTTGGAATACTTAGAATCGTTATGGTTTTGTTTTTCTCATCAATATCATATTTCATTTGGTGCAAATCATAAGAAACAGTAACATCGGCATTGACAATTACTAGTGCTTTTTTTTCAAACTTAAGCATATCAAGCAGGTATTTCTGTTGGTTCCTATAAGTTACCACCTCAGAAAAATGCCCCTCGGTAACCACCAATTTACCTACATTAACGATTTGTTGTTGAATCAAATTGGTATTGTATTCTAATGATGAATCGTCCCCTTTCTTGAACTCACAATATTTGAATGCCAAAATGATGACCACTACTACTACTGCACCAACTATAATTCTCTTTAGCATAATTAAAATTTCATAAATGAATATTGCGATACTAATTTAGTGATTTTTTCCTTCAATTTGGATTCGAATTTTTTATGACTCTCTGAATCTGGATTAAAAGGACGATGTTGCAAACTTTTTTGAATGCTTTCTACAATTTCCATTGCTTCATAAGCAGTTTCTGAAATGGCAGTTTCCTTGAATCGTTCCCAAATATAATCAATCGCCACTTGACTTGGATGAACCATATCTTCGGCATAAAAACGATAATCGCGAAGTTCGTCTATCATGATTTCGTAACTTGGAAAGTGCTCAGTGTTCAGTATTGAGTATTCAG
Coding sequences within:
- the moaA gene encoding GTP 3',8-cyclase MoaA → MKNNSNPMQDNHGRSHNYLRISITEHCNLRCTYCMPAEGIALTPRAHLMTADEIVTIAKTFVKLGVTKIRLTGGEPLVRKDAKTIIEQLGKLGVELTLTTNGILVHEFIDTFKEAGVTTLNMSIDSLKKDKFNQITRRNYFEKVIENLDLLEDNGFQAKLNVVVIKGFNDNEIIDFIEMTKDRNIQIRFIEFMPFDGNQWNKEKLVSYAEILSQVNAFYTEQKVERTQDKPNDTSKNHKIIGYQGSFSVISSVTNPFCSTCNRIRLTADGKLKNCLFSNSETSLLDTLRAGESIEPLIFQNIKSKHAMRGGMDDDAKFQNPLLFSQNRSMIKIGG
- a CDS encoding aromatic amino acid hydroxylase produces the protein MNTKIKSNPLLDRLPKHLKQFIKPQDYSDYTPINQAVWRYVMRKNVNYLSKVAHSSYLEGLKKTGIEVDNIPSMYGMNRILSEIGWAAVAVDGFIPPNAFMEFQAYNVLVIASDIRQLEHIEYTPAPDIIHEGAGHAPIIANPEYAEYLRRFGEIGCKAISSHKDYEMYEAIRLLSILKEAEGTPKAEIEAAEKAVEDLQNNMGDLSEMAQIRNLHWWTVEYGLIGTVENPKIYGAGLLSSIGESAWCMTDNVKKIPYGFSAVNQSFDITKLQPQLYVTPDFAYLSLILEEFANTMALRTGGLSGIKKLIHSKALGTIELSTGLQISGVFTNVIEEDGKPIYFQTTGKTALSYREKELVGHGTATHPEGFGSPIGKLKGINLAIEDMSPRDLKAYGVYEGQTASLEFEGDIKVVGEIITGKRNLHGEIILICFKNCTVTHGDTILFQPEWGNYDMAVGKKLVSAFSGPADVNSFDLILHVPSSKTIKAKQTAERDDLEILYQTVRSIRESNDMTTSLEPIFEKLQNAHPNDWLLSVELIEILNTRNETNLMQEVLLHLENLKKQRPEIGKLISNGLELIFENEETTH
- the moaCB gene encoding bifunctional molybdenum cofactor biosynthesis protein MoaC/MoaB produces the protein MVDITHKIITQRTATAQAIVKVGSPATMQAILNKTVPKGDVLEVSRTAGLFAVKNTSTSIPDCHPMPIEFTGIEYEMLEDSVLIKVTVKAIYRTGVEVEAMHGASIVALTMYDMLKPIDKQVEISTIKLLHKKGGKSDYGVKEDLDLSVAVIVCSDSVSSGKKEDRAGKVISDKIKNLGLSVSSYSVIPDEVLDIQETINKLCLANKDLVILTGGTGLSNRDVTPEAIIPLLDRRIPGIEEAIRSYGQDRTPYAMLSRSVVGFKGNTLIMALPGSTAGASESMDAVFPSILHLFKILNGFNHEK
- a CDS encoding TIGR01212 family radical SAM protein (This family includes YhcC from E. coli K-12, an uncharacterized radical SAM protein.) gives rise to the protein MELYNSEYLCMMKAEKESSKKGYNNYGTHLREKYNGKKVFKVIVDGNFSCPNRDGLKGYGGCTYCNTDSFTPDISRKAPTIEEQLLQGMERAKKSYKADQFIVYFQPNTNTYASVDYLKEIYDRALSFNPDEVVGFSVGTRPDCIDTEKVDLLESYCNRFDVDLEMGMESIYDETLEKINRGCTHAEFITAVELLKDSPIDLCVHTVFGFPWETREMMLNYIAEINRFPQIKFVKFHHLHIVEGSIMGVHYKRNPFPLFTLEEYTDLLCDLIPLLRPDIVIQRLFGISDWDLLIAPNWGLKKTQIQHYIDSTIESRGIIQGSKYNTINV